The following coding sequences are from one Mytilus trossulus isolate FHL-02 chromosome 8, PNRI_Mtr1.1.1.hap1, whole genome shotgun sequence window:
- the LOC134681562 gene encoding uncharacterized protein LOC134681562 — protein sequence MQFLKAVFLVVIYSCETFGQCVFPCSYQNRTYRYVEIGTNTTYEKAVFSPPGNLTKVITYVNGIDPFYIECVHRSGPFSALRYNNGSHWLYRCIKDAFYETDRDVIVMFTTDWEPFSYYPTLCQVCNGSGFKKDISLVGVDEAKDCKVVIMPELECNMPGICPATQPGQIQCPNCPSDSDGLCC from the exons aTGCAGTTCCTTAAAGCAGTTTTCCTCGTTGTGATATATTCGTGTGAAACCTTTG GACAATGTGTATTTCCATGCAGTTACCAGAATAGAACGTACAGATATGTGGAGATAGGCACAAACACAACGTACGAAAAAGCAGTTTTCAGTCCACCTGGGAACTTAACAAAAGTGATTACATATGTAAATGGCATTGATCCTTTTTACATTGAATGTGTACACAGAAGTGGACCCTTTAGTGCTTTAAG GTACAACAATGGCTCACATTGGTTATACAGATGTATTAAAGACGCTTTTTACGAGACCGACCGCGATGTTATTGTGATGTTTACTACCGACTGGG AGCCATTTTCCTACTATCCAACTTTGTGTCAAGTTTGCAATGGTAGCGGTTTTAAGAAAGACATTAGTCTAGTTGGAGTTG ATGAAGCAAAAG ATTGTAAAGTtg TTATAATGCCAG aGTTGGAGTGCAACATGCCGGGGATATGTCCCGCTACACAACCAGGACAGATTCAGTGCCCAAACTGTCCTTCCGATAGCGATGGTCTGTGTTGTTGA